The following DNA comes from Thermococcus piezophilus.
CGATGCGGCCAGTGCCTTCGGCTTGGTATACGTCAGCGGAAACGTCAGCTTCTACAACGAAGTTGCCGGAAAGCCGATAAAGCCCACACCTGTGGTCGCTGGTCTCGGAAAGGTGAAGCTTGAGGAGACACCAGAATTTGGTCTCGAGGAGGGTCTGCTCATTGGGGTCGTGGGTTTCACGAGGAGAGAACTCGGCGGAAGCGAACTCTTCAGGGTTCTCGGCGTTGATGGTGGGATTGCCCCGAGGGTAAACCTGGAAGAGGAGAAAGCAAATGCGAAGGCTCTGCTCAAGGCAATACGACTCGGGCTCGTTAAAGCGGTCCACGACGTGAGCAAGGGTGGAATAGCGGTGGCCCTAGCTGAAATGGCTGTTGCAGGAAAGACGGGCTTTGTCATTGATTTGGCCAGAGTGCCCACGGAGGACATGAAGCCCCTTGAGGTGGCCTTCTCTGAAAGCCACGAGCGCTACGTTGTAGCCTTCCCCGAGGAGAACATGGAGCGCCTGAATGGTCTCTTCAGGAACTTTGCAGTAATCGGAAGGGCCGATGGAAATGAGATTGTTTTCACCTGGAATGGAACGGAGCTCCTCAGGAAGCCCCTCGATGAGGTAGTCGAAGTTCACAGCTTGCTTCCAAAGCTTCTGGGTGAGGGGGAATGAGGATAGCCACCTACGCCTCCCACTCCGCCCTTCAAATTTTGAAGGGCGCCAAGGATGAGGGCTTTGAAACGATAGCCTTCGGGAAGGCGAGGGTCAAGTCCCTCTACACGAAGTACTTTCCGGTTGCGGACCACTTCTTAGAAGGAGATTATCCAGAAGAGGAGCTTCTTAGGCTGAATGCAATAGTCATCCCAACTGGTTCTTTCGTGGCACACCTCGGCATCGAGCTGGTTGAGGAAATGAGGGTTCCCTATTACGGCAACAAGGCCGTTCTCAGATGGGAGAGCGACAGGAACCTCGAGCGGAAATGGCTCGAAAAGGCCAAGCTCAGGCTTCCGAGGGTCTATGAGGATCCAGATGACATAGATGGTCCGGTCATAGTTAAGCCCCACGGAGCAAAGGGCGGCAGGGGCTATTTCCTGGCAAAGAGCCCTGAGGACTTCTGGGAGAAGGCGGAAAAGATAGGCGTAAAAAGCAATGAAGACCTCTTCAACGTTCAGATACAGGAGTACGTCCTTGGAGTACCTGTTTACTCCCACTACTTTTACTCGAAGCTCAACCGCGAGCTGGAGCTTATGAGCATCGACAGGAGGTATGAAGCAAACGCCGATTCGTTGGGAAGGATTCCAGCTAAAGAGCAGCTTGATCTCGGCGTTGAGCCGAACTACACAGTGATTGGCAACATACCAATCGTTCTCAGGGAAAGCCTGCTTATGGACGTTATCGAGGCCGCCGAGAGGGTGGTTAAAGCTGCCGAAGAACTCATGGGTGGCCTCTGGGGCCCCTTCTGCCTCGAGGGAGTCTTCACAGAGGATTTAGAGTTTGTCGTTTTTGAGATTTCAGCCAGGATAGTGGCTGGCACGAACCCCTTCATCCACGGTTCGCCCTACAGCTGGCTGAGGTACGACGAGCCCGTTAGCACAGGCAGGAGGATAGCCATGGAGATAAGGGAGGCTTTGGAAGAAGACAGGCTTGACGAAGTTTTGACATAAACGTGAGGATTTGCCACAGGATAGGTTTATAAATTGACTGTCCAATGCGAAGGAAAAGGTGATGCTCATGTGGGAGAACTTCATAGAGGAGAAGGTTAGAGAGATTAGGGAAACCGTTGGCAATGGAAAGGCCATCATAGCGCTCAGCGGCGGCGTTGACAGCTCAACCACTGCTGTTTTAGCCCACAGGGCCATCGGGAATAAACTTCACGCGGTCTTCGTGAACACTGGCTTCCTAAGGAAGGGCGAACCAGAGTTCGTGGTGAAGACCTTCAGGGACGAGCTCGGCATGAACCTTCACTACGTTGACGCTCAGGAGAGGTTCTTCGATGCCCTCAAAGGCATAACCGACCCCGAGGAGAAGAGGAAGATAATAGGCAGGGTCTTCATAGAGGTGTTCGAGGGGGTTGCAAGGGAAATAGACGCGGAGTTCCTGATTCAAGGCACGATAGCTCCAGACTGGATAGAGAGTCAGGGCAAAATCAAGAGCCACCATAACGTCGGCGGACTGCCGGAGAGGCTGAACCTTAAGCTTATCGAGCCATTGAGGGATCTCTACAAGGATGAAGTCAGGGAACTGGCAAAGGAGCTCGGCCTTCCGGAGAAGGTATACAACAGGATGCCCTTCCCTGGTCCCGGACTGGCCGTCAGGGTTCTTGGAGAGGTTACCCCCGAAAAGGTCGCCATCGTCAGGGAGGCCAATGCCATCGTGGAGGAGGAGATAGCTAAAGCTGGACTGAGGCCATGGCAGGCCTTCGCGGTTCTGCTGGGCGTCAAGACCGTCGGCGTTCAGGGTGACATAAGGGCCTACAAGGAGACGATTACAGTTAGGGTCGTGGAGAGCCTCGACGGCATGACAGCAAATGCCATGAACGTCCCCTTTGAGGTTTTGCGGAGAATAGCCTTTAGGATAACGAGTGAGATTCCACAAGTTGGCAGAGTCCTCTATGATATAACCAACAAGCCGCCGGCGACCATAGAGTTCGAGTGAGGTGAAATGAATGATAGTCATAATGGACAATCACGGGCAGTACGTCCACAGGATTTGGCGTACTCTTAGATACCTCGGCGTCGAGACGAGGATAATCCCAAACACGACGCCTCTCGAGGAGATAAAGGCGATGAAGCCCACGGGAATAATCTTCTCTGGGGGACCGGACATAAACAAAACTGGTAACTGTGAGGCGATTCTGGAGCACTACGACGAGTTCAGCGTGCCCATCCTTGGTATCTGCCTCGGCCACCAACTCATATCGAGGCACTTCGGCGGTAAAGTCGGCAGGGGCGAGAAGGCCGAATACAGCCTCGTGGAGATTGAGATACTCGAGGAGAACGACATCTTCAAAGGGCTTCCGAAGAGGCTCAAGGTTTGGGAAAGCCACATGGACGAGGTGAAAGAGCTGCCCGAGAAGTTCAAGCTTTTAGCAAGGAGCGAGTTCTGTGAAGTCGAGGCAATGAAGCACAGAAAATTACCTATCTATGGAGTCCAGTTCCATCCAGAGGTTGCACACACAGAAAAAGGAAGCGAAATCTACAGAAACTTCGCTGAACTCTGTGGAGAGCTTTGAGTAATCCCATTCTACCCACATTTTTACAATAAATCTTTGTAAAAACAAAAATTTTTTAAAGTTTTAATCTCTACCATTTTTGAAAGTGTTGGTGGGGGCCGGAAATGGGTTACACAATTTATTACATTGTGTCATTCAGGGACAGGGATAAAGCCCTCAAAGTCTTGAAGCCAATCCTCGAAGAACTTAACTTCAGGGTTTATGAGAAAAATGCGGCAATAATAATAGAACCCAACTGTGAGCGTGTTGAGCCGATGATAATAAATGGAAGATGGATGTCGGCAAAAACTTACAAACTGCAACCCTATACCGGGATTTACAAACTGCTGTTGCTTTCGCTTTCCTCCTTTGCTTCAGTTGAGGCCTTTGATGATGAAGGCTGGTCGCTTAAATAAACCTCAATTATTTTCGTTGGCACAGCTCCTCTAAATGCCCTTTCCTCAACTAAAACTTTCACTATTCTCCCAATTTCCACATCTGGAACCTTATCAACCCAATATTCACCAGGCTTAACGTTCGCTCTTATGTCATCGTGTACACTAATTTTCACCACATTTTCTTTAATTTCCTCTATGACACCATAAGTCCAGTTTCTGCCGTATTTAGACTTGAAATAAAACCTAAACAGGATAACCACAACAAAAACAAAAACAAGGTAACCCAACGAATAATGAATGCCTAAAGAAAATCTCTTCAGAAGTGAGTATCCAAAAAACGCTAGGAAGCCTATGACGCTGATTGAGTAATAGAACATTTGATACGGCCTATACTCGATGAAAAATTCTCTATACTTGCGGAATATTGCTCTCAAATATATGAAATACACAGCTGTTAAGGCAACCAAATATAACTCGTTTGGCAAGAAAACTACGAGGAGTAAG
Coding sequences within:
- a CDS encoding formate--phosphoribosylaminoimidazolecarboxamide ligase, yielding MRIATYASHSALQILKGAKDEGFETIAFGKARVKSLYTKYFPVADHFLEGDYPEEELLRLNAIVIPTGSFVAHLGIELVEEMRVPYYGNKAVLRWESDRNLERKWLEKAKLRLPRVYEDPDDIDGPVIVKPHGAKGGRGYFLAKSPEDFWEKAEKIGVKSNEDLFNVQIQEYVLGVPVYSHYFYSKLNRELELMSIDRRYEANADSLGRIPAKEQLDLGVEPNYTVIGNIPIVLRESLLMDVIEAAERVVKAAEELMGGLWGPFCLEGVFTEDLEFVVFEISARIVAGTNPFIHGSPYSWLRYDEPVSTGRRIAMEIREALEEDRLDEVLT
- the guaA gene encoding glutamine-hydrolyzing GMP synthase, with translation MWENFIEEKVREIRETVGNGKAIIALSGGVDSSTTAVLAHRAIGNKLHAVFVNTGFLRKGEPEFVVKTFRDELGMNLHYVDAQERFFDALKGITDPEEKRKIIGRVFIEVFEGVAREIDAEFLIQGTIAPDWIESQGKIKSHHNVGGLPERLNLKLIEPLRDLYKDEVRELAKELGLPEKVYNRMPFPGPGLAVRVLGEVTPEKVAIVREANAIVEEEIAKAGLRPWQAFAVLLGVKTVGVQGDIRAYKETITVRVVESLDGMTANAMNVPFEVLRRIAFRITSEIPQVGRVLYDITNKPPATIEFE
- a CDS encoding GMP synthase subunit A, producing the protein MIVIMDNHGQYVHRIWRTLRYLGVETRIIPNTTPLEEIKAMKPTGIIFSGGPDINKTGNCEAILEHYDEFSVPILGICLGHQLISRHFGGKVGRGEKAEYSLVEIEILEENDIFKGLPKRLKVWESHMDEVKELPEKFKLLARSEFCEVEAMKHRKLPIYGVQFHPEVAHTEKGSEIYRNFAELCGEL
- a CDS encoding DUF2101 family protein, producing MNLEELFYRVGEFVESAWEKIRSTINPRPQEKPPAFKLLGRVVKRKVTVHELLVLKLQLAFISYLLLSLLLVVFLPNELYLVALTAVYFIYLRAIFRKYREFFIEYRPYQMFYYSISVIGFLAFFGYSLLKRFSLGIHYSLGYLVFVFVVVILFRFYFKSKYGRNWTYGVIEEIKENVVKISVHDDIRANVKPGEYWVDKVPDVEIGRIVKVLVEERAFRGAVPTKIIEVYLSDQPSSSKASTEAKEESESNSSL